A region of the Phaseolus vulgaris cultivar G19833 chromosome 11, P. vulgaris v2.0, whole genome shotgun sequence genome:
ataaaaaacaaaTGATGGTGTTAAAAGTACTGTTATTTGTTTCTTATATAAAGAATCATAAACAAGAGTAAAAATGTGTTGGCATATTTAATGTTATTGTTTGAACATGAGGTAAAATTTAATTATGCATGCTTTAATAGATCAAATGAGCAATAATTAGTATATGACATACCACACCAACGGCTGATAATTGTGTTATAGTGAAAATGTTGGTCATGTAAATGAACCATGTGGGCACCAGAGGGTTCCCATTGTCCACAAAATTGCTTAATATGAGGCCTTCAGATTTGTTGCCAAATGCCCAATAACCAGATACAGATACACTAAAAAAAGTGACAATAAGTGCAAAATAACAAACACATAGTGCCTTGAACATCTTCCCTTTTACTGGTGGTGTTAGTGTTGCCTACAACCACAGAAGAAATGCAATTAAGCACAATAAGGTTGTTTTTAATGACAAGATTAGTTATTATGATGGACctgaatttctggaatgatTCCATTTCCATAAGTCGTGGCAATGATGACAATTGCATTGAAGATTCCAAATAAGCGATTCTTAGTATCACCTTTCAAAGAGTAGTCTTTTTCTGGTCCTTTGGATGACTCTCCTGTAACAACATTGTAAATTCAAAACCAAAAGTTTCAATTCAATTGCCAAAGCATAAAGTGAAAAATGCTAAATTACCAAAAGAAGTCttaagaaatgaattttaaCCCTAACTAAACTAATGAGTTCTGCATTTACTAAAATATTATGAATTGGTATTATTTCTAGTCGACTTGGGATTATGAAAGACTTTAAATggttctgatatcatcttaagaTGTAATACTTTAAGTTTATATGAACTTTACAAAATCGACTTGTAAGATGagatttgtatatatatattatgaattgacTTTATCTCTAGTTGACGTGGAATTTccgataagaaaaaaaattagtttaaaaaattacCAATGTAAGTGGAACCAAGAGTAGCACAACCACTATATGCCAAGCAGAGAATCAATGACACTAGATTAATGTGCCTCAATGAGTGGAAAGCTGGAAGCTGAGCCAAAATTAGCATGAAGCATCCAAATATGATTACAAACTCGTAAAGCTTCATGGTCCCGTTTGGATTTGACAACAAGTAAATTGCCTGCATATAGAATAGGGAGTCATCTTTGATTAAAGAACCAATGATTTGAAAATTACAGAAAAATGCATGCACAtagtttataatatataaaaatatagttttttatttgataGATAAATAAGTGGGATAAATAGTTGATGATAACCTTCATGCATTGTCCTCCTAAAAGAGTGCAAGCCACTACAGCACCAAAACAAACTGCGAACTGAATTGGACCAACAAAATAACGACCCCATCTTGGACCTGTCAAGATTATATTTACATTAGTAAAAGAAAGAAGAGTGTTTCTTAATGCACCCTATaaaaattcttcctgcaccccatcaaTTTCAGAAAAGAGTGTTTGGGTTACTTTTTTTGGAATGTTTCCAAGACATATTTTCCCGAGTTCATGAATTATATTCCTGGAAAATGTTTTCGAGAACAAAATTTTTGGAATAAACTTTCCAGAATGTATTATATATGTTCTAGAATGTGTTTTCTGGAATAACTTTTTTGGAATGtgttttccaaaataaattttcaagaGTATACAACTTTTCGGATGATAGTGAATTAGAGGGGCATTTTAGTAATTTTGTCTAAATGATGAGGTGTAGGAAAAAATTTTAGGATGTAGGAAGAAATTTGACGGAGTGCGGAAACCAAAGACAGCTTGAAGAattataagagaaaaaaaaagccTATAAGCGTTCTACATACTTTTAACTATAGTTTCATAGAAACAAACATACTCATTAACActttagatgattaaaaaaCCATTTTTATGCACAAACTAGAATAATTATCtgataatgttttaaaaatttattgttcaataaaagtgtttttttaattttttttcctttagtaattatatatataaatatatatccttcaatttattattatttttttaatattttaaattaaattataataaa
Encoded here:
- the LOC137831729 gene encoding GABA transporter 1-like, giving the protein MHCGYHLTTSIVAPPLLSLPYAFTFLGWTAGILSLVIGALVTFYSYNLISRVLEHYAQNGKRQLRFRDMARDILGPRWGRYFVGPIQFAVCFGAVVACTLLGGQCMKAIYLLSNPNGTMKLYEFVIIFGCFMLILAQLPAFHSLRHINLVSLILCLAYSGCATLGSTYIGESSKGPEKDYSLKGDTKNRLFGIFNAIVIIATTYGNGIIPEIQATLTPPVKGKMFKALCVCYFALIVTFFSVSVSGYWAFGNKSEGLILSNFVDNGNPLVPTWFIYMTNIFTITQLSAVGVVYLQPTNEVLEQTFGDPKSPEFSKRNVIPRVISRSLAITLSTIIAAMLPFFGDINSLIGAFGFIPLDFILPVIFYNFTFKPSKRSSIYWLNVTIVVAFSALGAIAAVAAVRQIVLDAKSYRLFANV